In Candidatus Binatia bacterium, one DNA window encodes the following:
- a CDS encoding TonB-dependent receptor: MRALFGVIWITSFLLVAGSSAALEPDDTVAGLVESAPEPAAAEPAATDGSTVVDDAEQGEDAGSLAREFAVEEIVVSARRREELEQQVPVAMTVLGEKQLQSAFTRDISDITGYAPNVIINPVRVGPSGTAISIRGISFQDIEKSFDPGVGVLIDDVFLGVSAGSLVSNFDVGSIEVLRGPQGTLFGKNTIGGAIRVTRTRPTGEWGLKSSVTGGSYGRNDYRVLINAPVIEDKLAAKAWFYSENDDGSMYNETKKRWVGGQNYWTAGLTLEATPTDNLTILGTYEHIRDDTPTLPLINLSQFPGESIYLPGGDLQCREYGECSVDNLDRVTTQNFSDRSHMDLDAVTVQADLLLEDIGTLTSITGWRGHTESVNADMDASAIDYFSVLREQTYDQVSEEVRLATEEFAGFQFVAGLYLWWAQFTLDQTSYFLTSRLDPGLPIDTDLVLKTGQETFSIAPFFQADYAITDWLSATAGLRFTWEQKRLTRFDQSVHIGEAVIPIVGDAGQTAHWNAPTPMAGLDAQITDEAMTYFLYSRGFKSGGYNVRAGSIESLGPYDPEYVDSMEVGLKSDWFDDRLRANASLFWNIYDDKQEEILSYYPESPVGQQTFVENVAKARTRGFELELIAVLLPDLTVRQSFGYLDASYIDGEFTYIVDGGEFKEPFASQQMRRAPKFQYSIFVDYIRELGPGLVNLHLDWRWIDQYQTSFPNIAIGEVPANSKLNLLVGYTLPMPGAEDWTLRVEAFGRNINNPSVLGQTVAAAGLFTFGALPPPRTWGVEMQVAWN; this comes from the coding sequence ACTTTTTGGAGTTATTTGGATCACGAGTTTTCTCCTCGTTGCTGGATCTTCCGCGGCTCTCGAGCCCGACGATACCGTCGCCGGGTTGGTCGAGAGCGCGCCGGAACCAGCGGCAGCCGAACCAGCGGCGACCGACGGGTCGACCGTAGTCGACGATGCCGAGCAAGGGGAGGATGCGGGCAGTCTCGCGCGCGAGTTTGCCGTGGAAGAGATCGTGGTGAGCGCGCGGCGGCGAGAAGAACTCGAGCAGCAAGTTCCGGTGGCGATGACGGTGCTCGGGGAGAAGCAACTGCAAAGTGCTTTTACTCGCGACATATCCGACATCACCGGCTACGCACCCAACGTGATCATCAACCCCGTGCGGGTGGGGCCGAGTGGTACGGCAATTTCAATTCGCGGGATCAGTTTTCAGGATATCGAAAAAAGTTTTGACCCCGGTGTCGGCGTTCTGATCGACGATGTGTTCCTGGGTGTTTCGGCCGGATCTCTTGTGAGCAATTTTGACGTCGGTTCAATCGAAGTCCTGCGAGGACCTCAGGGAACGCTTTTCGGCAAGAACACAATCGGTGGTGCGATCCGGGTGACCCGAACCCGCCCCACCGGGGAGTGGGGGCTGAAATCGAGTGTGACGGGTGGCTCCTACGGCCGCAATGACTACCGGGTCCTGATCAATGCTCCGGTCATCGAGGACAAGTTGGCCGCAAAGGCGTGGTTCTACAGCGAGAACGATGATGGCTCGATGTATAATGAGACCAAGAAGCGTTGGGTCGGTGGGCAAAACTACTGGACCGCCGGTTTGACACTGGAAGCGACTCCGACTGACAACCTGACTATTTTGGGGACCTACGAGCATATTCGCGACGACACGCCGACTCTCCCCTTGATCAACCTCAGCCAGTTCCCGGGTGAATCGATCTATTTGCCGGGCGGTGATCTGCAATGCCGCGAATACGGTGAATGTTCCGTGGACAATCTCGACCGAGTCACGACGCAGAACTTCTCGGATCGCTCTCATATGGATCTGGATGCGGTGACGGTACAGGCCGATCTGTTACTTGAGGATATTGGAACGCTGACTTCGATCACCGGTTGGCGTGGTCATACCGAGTCGGTAAACGCCGACATGGATGCTTCCGCGATCGACTATTTCTCGGTCCTCCGGGAGCAGACTTATGATCAGGTAAGCGAAGAGGTCCGACTGGCAACCGAAGAGTTCGCAGGTTTTCAGTTCGTAGCGGGCCTCTATCTCTGGTGGGCCCAGTTCACTCTGGACCAGACCAGCTATTTCCTTACCAGCAGGTTGGATCCCGGGTTGCCGATAGACACAGATCTGGTGTTGAAGACTGGGCAGGAGACTTTCAGTATCGCGCCGTTTTTTCAGGCGGATTACGCGATTACCGATTGGCTGAGTGCGACCGCCGGGTTGCGCTTTACCTGGGAGCAGAAGCGCTTGACTCGATTCGATCAGTCGGTGCATATCGGCGAGGCGGTCATCCCCATCGTGGGTGATGCGGGTCAGACGGCGCATTGGAATGCGCCCACGCCGATGGCCGGTCTCGACGCGCAGATTACCGACGAGGCGATGACGTATTTCCTCTATTCGCGTGGTTTCAAAAGTGGCGGCTACAACGTCCGCGCCGGCAGTATCGAGTCGTTGGGTCCCTACGATCCGGAATATGTCGACAGCATGGAGGTCGGCCTCAAGAGTGATTGGTTCGACGATCGACTGCGCGCGAACGCATCCCTGTTCTGGAACATCTATGACGACAAGCAGGAAGAGATCCTGAGTTATTATCCGGAATCACCTGTCGGGCAGCAGACGTTCGTCGAGAATGTGGCCAAGGCACGAACGCGCGGTTTCGAGTTGGAACTGATCGCGGTCCTCTTGCCGGATCTGACCGTGCGCCAGAGCTTCGGCTATCTGGATGCCTCGTATATCGATGGTGAGTTCACCTATATTGTCGACGGGGGCGAGTTCAAGGAGCCTTTCGCCAGCCAGCAGATGCGTCGCGCTCCCAAATTCCAGTACTCGATTTTCGTTGATTATATCCGTGAGCTCGGTCCGGGACTCGTGAACCTGCATCTCGATTGGCGTTGGATCGATCAGTATCAGACGTCGTTCCCGAATATCGCGATCGGCGAGGTACCAGCCAACTCCAAACTGAATCTGCTGGTCGGCTACACCCTGCCCATGCCGGGGGCAGAGGATTGGACCCTGCGGGTCGAGGCATTCGGGCGTAATATCAACAACCCGTCGGTTCTCGGCCAGACGGTTGCGGCCGCCGGCCTCTTCACCTTCGGAGCCTTGCCCCCACCACGGACGTGGGGCGTGGAGATGCAAGTGGCCTGGAACTAG
- a CDS encoding histidine phosphatase family protein, with the protein MERTVLTLVRHGQTAANTGGIWHGSTDTPLSDHGREQAARVAEGIRKRFRPDAIYASDLQRAHDTARAISAAVDVEIQLEPGLREYDLGSWEGRPYRELWDKEDLWGNMKKDPDFAPHGGESPRQVTDRLVGTLKAIAGKHPGQRVVCVAHGGAMSMAMGHILDGDYSQWKRILDNCSVAEIAFTEEPELLCFNEAWD; encoded by the coding sequence ATGGAACGCACAGTGTTGACTTTGGTACGCCATGGCCAGACCGCCGCCAATACAGGTGGGATCTGGCATGGTTCGACGGACACCCCGCTATCGGATCACGGTCGGGAACAAGCAGCCCGCGTCGCCGAAGGGATCCGCAAGCGATTCCGGCCTGACGCCATCTACGCGAGCGATCTGCAGAGAGCGCACGATACGGCCCGCGCGATATCAGCCGCTGTCGATGTCGAAATTCAGCTCGAACCGGGCCTGCGCGAGTACGACCTGGGTTCCTGGGAGGGACGTCCCTACCGCGAGTTATGGGACAAGGAAGATCTCTGGGGCAATATGAAGAAAGATCCCGACTTTGCCCCTCATGGTGGCGAGTCGCCGCGTCAGGTCACGGACCGCCTCGTCGGGACATTGAAAGCGATCGCCGGCAAACACCCCGGCCAGCGAGTCGTTTGCGTCGCCCACGGCGGCGCAATGAGCATGGCGATGGGCCATATTCTCGACGGCGACTACTCCCAATGGAAACGAATCCTCGACAATTGCTCAGTCGCCGAAATTGCCTTCACGGAAGAGCCGGAGCTCCTTTGCTTCAATGAGGCCTGGGACTGA
- a CDS encoding aldehyde dehydrogenase family protein, with protein MAIFEPMESTGESRKYNVKSPVTMESIGEFTAGTDEEVHEAVARARAAQPAWAALSFDQRAEFLWKLVDVTVRRMDELIDIVIQETGKTRNEAVMMEAFAACMQISHYAKRAGKYLRTAERRASGLQRFSKKITLVYQPLGVVGLITPWNGPVALTANPFAQAVMAGNTVVHKPSEVTPFSAKLFEEFTREAGFPEGVYQVVQGDGATGAALLDAGLDKVSFTGSVATGRKVGETCGRNLIPCTLELGGKDAMIVCRDADLDRAADGALRGSFFNTGHYCCGTERVYVPEAIYDDFVAKVVDQASKLKQSATEEGDVGAVFWDRQMDIIEAHMRDARAKGAKVLLGGDRRDDLPGYFFPPTVVTEVENSMDLMTKETFGPIIAIQKVADEEEAIEKANDSDYGLSGTVWTTDLAKGLAMGKRILTGSVIVNDISVTYGIPEAPFGGLKSSGVGQVNGETGIRGYCHPHPIIVDKAKKSQGGYPYTAESAAQMEKFAKFLYGNRFLRRLMS; from the coding sequence ATGGCAATTTTCGAACCGATGGAATCGACCGGCGAGAGCCGAAAATACAACGTCAAAAGTCCCGTCACGATGGAGTCTATCGGGGAGTTCACTGCAGGCACAGATGAGGAAGTTCACGAAGCCGTTGCTCGCGCGCGGGCAGCGCAACCGGCCTGGGCCGCGCTCAGCTTTGACCAACGTGCCGAGTTTCTGTGGAAATTGGTGGATGTGACCGTCCGGCGGATGGACGAGCTGATCGATATCGTCATTCAGGAGACCGGCAAGACGCGCAACGAAGCGGTGATGATGGAGGCGTTCGCCGCCTGCATGCAAATCTCCCACTACGCAAAGCGAGCCGGGAAATACCTGCGCACGGCCGAGCGTCGAGCCTCCGGCCTTCAGAGGTTCTCGAAAAAAATCACCTTGGTCTATCAACCCCTCGGGGTCGTCGGTCTGATCACGCCATGGAACGGCCCTGTCGCCCTGACAGCCAACCCCTTTGCGCAGGCCGTGATGGCCGGGAATACCGTGGTCCACAAGCCGAGCGAGGTTACGCCTTTCTCGGCAAAATTATTCGAAGAATTTACCCGGGAAGCGGGCTTCCCGGAAGGCGTCTATCAGGTCGTTCAGGGCGACGGTGCGACCGGTGCCGCGCTGCTCGACGCCGGCCTCGACAAGGTCTCGTTCACGGGCAGCGTCGCTACAGGCAGAAAAGTCGGCGAAACATGTGGTCGAAACCTGATCCCCTGCACTCTCGAACTCGGCGGCAAGGATGCGATGATCGTCTGCCGTGACGCGGATCTGGATCGTGCCGCTGACGGGGCACTGCGTGGCTCCTTTTTCAATACCGGTCATTATTGCTGCGGCACCGAGCGCGTTTACGTGCCCGAAGCGATCTATGACGATTTTGTGGCCAAGGTCGTCGACCAGGCCAGCAAACTGAAACAAAGCGCCACCGAAGAAGGCGACGTGGGAGCGGTATTCTGGGACCGGCAAATGGATATCATCGAGGCTCATATGCGCGATGCCCGGGCCAAGGGAGCGAAAGTGCTGCTCGGTGGGGACCGACGCGACGATTTGCCCGGCTATTTTTTCCCGCCAACAGTCGTTACCGAAGTCGAAAACTCCATGGATCTGATGACCAAAGAGACCTTCGGCCCCATCATCGCCATCCAGAAAGTGGCCGACGAAGAGGAGGCGATCGAGAAGGCCAACGACTCCGATTATGGGCTCTCCGGCACCGTATGGACCACAGACCTCGCCAAGGGGCTCGCGATGGGGAAACGCATCCTGACCGGAAGTGTCATTGTGAACGATATCTCGGTGACCTACGGCATCCCCGAAGCTCCTTTCGGGGGTCTGAAATCAAGCGGCGTCGGGCAGGTCAACGGCGAAACCGGCATCCGTGGATATTGCCACCCGCACCCCATCATCGTGGACAAGGCGAAGAAATCGCAGGGCGGCTATCCCTACACCGCCGAAAGCGCAGCCCAAATGGAGAAATTCGCAAAATTCCTTTACGGAAACCGCTTTCTTCGCCGGTTGATGTCCTGA
- a CDS encoding molybdopterin-dependent oxidoreductase — MSNGATDVIYRDCTLCEAHCGVQITVDRGVGKVVDIRGDTEDPFSRGYICPKSTGLVGLSTDPDRVRHPLQRKGKDFQEISWEDALETVAERLGEIRTDHGANAIATYLGNPNAHDFGSNLSVPALVKAIGTKWRFSATSVDQLPKMFANQLLFGSPGSFAVPDLDRTDFFLILGANPLVSNGSIMTAPDMRGRLRALRERGGTLVVVDPRLTESAAIADLHVPIQPGTDALFLFALIHTIFDDQLADTGPLQRSVTGHESLRELARPFSPESVAEATGIAPETTRKLAHQFAKARTAACYGRLGICTQEFGTLASWLIDVLNILTGNLDRAGGVMFPHPAHAHAGPARRSSRMPYDRWRSRVRGLPEFAGELPVATLAEEIDTPGEGRVRALVTVAGNPVSSTPNAQRLDRALAQLDFMVSVDLYLNETTRHADIILPTSAPLERTNYPLAFHNLSIRNFAKWAPAVLDAPPGVKHLYEIVCEIGGRLNGSDGPAMDEMLRAGTLARIAGPGSANPEISQEEARRQLGDQPGPEWILDGMLRAGSRGNQFAGEGMTLDRLRAASHGLDLGPMEPRLESQLATADGRVQLDQPLMREDARRLEDLLQREHPELVLIGRRHLRSNNSWMHNLKNLAKGPNRCTLLIHPRDAEARGLVSGQFAEISSAAGSVRAEVEISDELRVGVVSLPHGYGTPATRPHMSVAGHLQPGANSNDLTDENAVDKTSGNAILNGIPVGIQAVADSRPNL, encoded by the coding sequence ATGAGCAATGGAGCGACAGACGTAATTTACCGGGACTGCACCTTATGCGAGGCGCATTGCGGGGTCCAAATCACCGTCGATCGGGGTGTCGGCAAGGTCGTGGACATCCGTGGAGACACCGAAGATCCCTTCAGCCGCGGGTATATCTGTCCGAAATCGACGGGACTTGTGGGCTTGTCCACCGATCCGGACCGCGTCCGTCATCCGTTGCAGAGGAAGGGAAAGGATTTTCAGGAAATTTCCTGGGAAGACGCTCTGGAAACGGTGGCCGAAAGATTGGGCGAGATTCGCACCGATCACGGGGCCAACGCGATCGCAACCTACCTCGGCAACCCGAATGCGCATGATTTTGGCTCCAACCTCTCCGTTCCCGCTCTCGTAAAGGCGATCGGAACCAAATGGCGCTTCTCGGCCACCAGTGTGGACCAATTACCCAAGATGTTTGCCAATCAGTTGTTGTTTGGCTCGCCGGGCAGTTTTGCCGTTCCCGATCTCGACCGCACCGACTTTTTCCTGATCCTTGGCGCCAACCCCCTGGTGTCCAATGGCAGCATCATGACCGCTCCGGATATGCGTGGTCGGCTGCGCGCTCTCCGCGAACGCGGGGGAACTCTCGTCGTCGTCGACCCCCGCCTGACAGAAAGCGCAGCCATCGCCGATCTTCACGTGCCGATCCAACCAGGCACGGATGCGCTCTTTCTATTCGCTCTGATTCACACGATCTTCGATGATCAACTAGCCGATACGGGCCCCTTGCAGCGGTCCGTTACCGGGCACGAATCGCTTCGGGAACTTGCCAGACCTTTCAGCCCCGAGAGCGTCGCCGAAGCAACCGGGATCGCCCCCGAAACGACCCGCAAACTCGCACACCAGTTCGCGAAGGCCCGCACGGCGGCCTGCTATGGGCGGCTGGGAATTTGCACTCAGGAATTCGGGACACTGGCCAGTTGGCTGATCGATGTTCTCAATATTCTGACCGGCAATCTCGACCGAGCCGGCGGTGTGATGTTCCCGCACCCGGCACACGCTCATGCGGGCCCGGCGCGGCGTTCCTCACGGATGCCCTATGACCGCTGGCGCAGCCGAGTTCGGGGCCTGCCCGAATTTGCCGGCGAGCTTCCGGTGGCGACTCTCGCCGAAGAAATCGACACCCCCGGGGAGGGGCGCGTGCGCGCTCTGGTGACAGTCGCGGGAAACCCCGTATCCTCGACGCCAAACGCACAACGACTCGACCGAGCGCTGGCCCAACTCGACTTCATGGTCTCGGTTGATCTCTACCTCAACGAGACCACCCGCCATGCTGATATCATCCTGCCGACCAGCGCTCCGCTCGAGCGAACAAATTATCCCCTCGCCTTCCACAATTTATCGATTCGCAATTTCGCCAAATGGGCGCCCGCCGTACTGGACGCACCGCCGGGAGTGAAGCATTTATACGAGATCGTCTGCGAAATCGGCGGGCGACTCAATGGGTCTGACGGACCCGCCATGGACGAAATGCTTCGCGCCGGAACCCTGGCGAGGATTGCAGGCCCCGGCTCCGCCAACCCCGAGATTTCGCAGGAGGAAGCACGACGCCAGCTTGGCGACCAGCCCGGACCCGAGTGGATCCTCGACGGGATGCTCCGCGCCGGGTCTCGAGGGAACCAGTTCGCTGGCGAGGGAATGACACTCGACAGACTTCGCGCGGCGAGCCATGGACTCGATCTCGGCCCCATGGAGCCGCGACTGGAAAGCCAGTTGGCGACAGCAGACGGACGGGTCCAGCTCGACCAACCGCTCATGCGTGAAGACGCCCGACGGCTGGAAGACCTGCTGCAACGAGAGCACCCCGAGCTTGTTCTGATCGGACGCCGCCACCTGCGCTCGAACAATTCCTGGATGCATAATTTGAAAAATCTGGCCAAAGGCCCCAACCGCTGTACCCTCCTTATACACCCCAGAGATGCCGAGGCCCGAGGTCTCGTCTCGGGACAATTCGCCGAGATCAGCTCCGCCGCAGGCTCCGTCCGAGCCGAGGTCGAAATCTCCGACGAACTTCGCGTCGGGGTTGTGAGCCTCCCGCACGGGTACGGGACACCTGCAACGCGACCCCATATGTCGGTCGCCGGACACCTGCAGCCCGGGGCCAACTCCAACGACCTGACGGACGAAAACGCCGTCGATAAAACCTCGGGAAATGCGATTCTCAACGGCATTCCAGTAGGTATTCAGGCAGTCGCCGATTCGCGACCCAACCTTTAG
- a CDS encoding thioesterase family protein produces MNESATESAAIPCAEATLHHRVQFFETDAMGIVHHANYVRYLEMARIEWMDIHDRPYSEYVAMDRHFSTTRVEIDYKRAARFDDRLVTRVRLAWVRGASLGMSYEIQLDGENVAIAETRHAMVNGDGRPVRIPKERRDSLQGLLAGPPKAGAGEKPS; encoded by the coding sequence ATGAACGAGAGTGCGACAGAGAGCGCAGCGATACCGTGTGCCGAGGCGACCCTGCACCATCGCGTTCAATTCTTCGAAACCGATGCGATGGGCATCGTGCATCACGCGAACTACGTCCGCTATCTCGAGATGGCGCGGATCGAATGGATGGACATTCATGACCGCCCCTACAGCGAGTACGTTGCCATGGATCGACATTTCTCGACCACCCGCGTGGAGATTGACTACAAACGGGCTGCCCGATTCGACGACCGATTGGTGACTCGCGTCCGGCTTGCCTGGGTGCGCGGAGCTTCTCTTGGCATGTCCTACGAAATTCAATTGGACGGCGAGAACGTAGCGATCGCCGAAACCCGACACGCGATGGTCAATGGCGATGGTCGTCCCGTCCGCATCCCCAAGGAACGAAGGGACAGCCTTCAAGGCCTTCTCGCCGGCCCGCCCAAGGCCGGCGCGGGAGAAAAGCCTTCCTGA
- a CDS encoding alpha/beta hydrolase — translation MAEQPSDLRLHGHHGNPLHADCFGPPDGAPIVFVHGGGQTRHSWHATARTLADLGWFSIALDQRGHGDSAWDTEGRYHYTDFAGDLEAVVQSLDQKPVLVGASLGGIACLLAEGGRPQPFARALILVDIAARMDPAGAQRIMDFMLANPEGFPDLDAAADAVAAYNPHRPRPASNEGLAKNLRLGDDGRWRWHWDPRFMSIKGRPQDSETVLDDAARALTLPTLLIRGQKSDLLTMEQVEHFLGLAPHAQFTDVGGAGHMVAGDRNDVFSEAVLQFLDSLSTEDS, via the coding sequence ATGGCAGAACAACCTTCAGACCTCCGCCTGCACGGCCACCACGGGAACCCACTTCATGCCGACTGCTTCGGCCCTCCTGATGGCGCGCCGATCGTCTTTGTCCATGGCGGTGGCCAGACTCGACACTCCTGGCATGCCACTGCTCGAACACTCGCAGATCTGGGCTGGTTCTCGATTGCCCTTGACCAACGAGGCCATGGTGACAGCGCATGGGATACAGAAGGTCGCTACCACTACACGGACTTTGCCGGCGACCTCGAGGCTGTGGTCCAATCCCTCGATCAGAAACCTGTTTTGGTCGGAGCCTCTCTCGGCGGCATCGCGTGCCTGTTGGCCGAGGGCGGCCGGCCCCAACCTTTTGCCCGAGCCCTGATTCTGGTTGACATCGCGGCGCGAATGGATCCTGCCGGCGCTCAACGAATCATGGACTTCATGCTTGCGAACCCCGAGGGTTTCCCCGACCTCGATGCGGCGGCCGACGCTGTAGCTGCCTACAACCCGCACCGCCCGCGTCCGGCCAGCAATGAAGGCCTCGCCAAGAACCTTCGCCTTGGCGACGACGGCCGATGGCGCTGGCATTGGGACCCCCGTTTCATGAGCATCAAGGGCAGACCGCAGGATTCCGAGACGGTTCTCGATGATGCGGCCCGCGCGCTCACCCTACCGACCCTCCTGATTCGCGGTCAGAAGAGCGACCTTCTCACGATGGAGCAAGTCGAGCATTTTCTGGGCCTGGCGCCCCATGCCCAGTTCACCGACGTCGGCGGTGCCGGACATATGGTTGCCGGCGACCGAAATGACGTCTTCAGCGAGGCAGTCCTCCAGTTTCTGGACTCATTGTCGACGGAAGATTCATGA
- a CDS encoding pectin acetylesterase-family hydrolase, whose product MAKIFPILRSFSFGLGCLALASCSGSSDPAPLNCTAAVAPAVRSCITEFSEAVATCYESSGLPCADDAAGLSDPLAALAETVAQSCTDGEFLNLSQEALAARLENTCRSEASSIAWRTYGGPQGAVWPKVSDEDRLCLSTAHRTAVEMVGASLDLMNGCLAAEDCATAAVDEERGMLLVEAVAEASAACPDLASLVAVDPQVYMSRAAAQADCVTASAQPSTEGLGLSCGPDAANFTAPRGEYVQVVLDPETTGTLCGDGSPYAFWVRMAPEGYPLDRLLIGLQGGGVCLGIGGDCEARFEQNPGLFTAMDDAPISSGIASIDPDESAFANWTHVYLPYCNQDVFAGGGVVERLGDFSLPRYGGINLRESLAGVRNVLWGMMDGQGGAGYRSDEVLVLFGGFSAGSYGTVYNYWYLPDELLWERTTGFADAGLALDNGEPILGVKGFGIVKIPAWGTLPYLPSYCFEGACALGEVIAEALAPRLKKAPQQQLLMVSNERDLTQQNDAFFESEPFWVNTMRRTVCDTYELNGIHWYLTGVSTESIHVVTIRPELWNAPVDGVLMRDWFERAIFDPDNLQTRVIEGDFVEAVPGVAPYPCDVAG is encoded by the coding sequence ATGGCAAAAATTTTCCCGATTCTCCGCAGTTTCAGCTTTGGGCTTGGCTGTCTCGCACTCGCATCCTGTTCCGGCAGCAGCGATCCCGCTCCCTTGAACTGCACCGCCGCCGTGGCCCCGGCCGTACGTTCATGTATCACGGAGTTCAGCGAGGCTGTGGCGACCTGCTACGAGTCCTCGGGGCTGCCTTGCGCGGACGACGCGGCGGGGTTGTCTGATCCGCTTGCGGCACTGGCTGAAACCGTTGCGCAGAGCTGCACCGATGGCGAATTCCTCAACCTGTCTCAGGAAGCTCTCGCCGCGCGTCTGGAAAATACCTGCAGGTCTGAGGCTTCGTCGATTGCCTGGCGCACATATGGCGGACCCCAGGGTGCCGTTTGGCCCAAGGTTTCGGATGAGGATCGGCTCTGTCTTTCCACCGCACATCGCACGGCTGTCGAAATGGTCGGCGCTTCCCTGGACTTGATGAACGGATGTCTGGCTGCCGAGGATTGCGCGACAGCTGCGGTGGACGAGGAGCGTGGCATGCTTCTGGTCGAGGCTGTCGCGGAAGCCAGCGCGGCATGTCCGGACCTTGCTTCTCTGGTGGCTGTTGACCCGCAAGTCTATATGAGTCGAGCAGCAGCGCAGGCCGACTGCGTGACGGCTTCAGCTCAGCCCTCGACCGAAGGCCTCGGGCTATCCTGCGGCCCGGACGCGGCGAACTTCACCGCGCCGCGCGGTGAATATGTTCAGGTGGTCCTCGACCCTGAGACAACCGGAACCCTTTGCGGGGATGGTTCGCCCTATGCCTTCTGGGTTCGAATGGCTCCCGAGGGATACCCGCTGGATCGTCTTCTGATCGGGTTGCAGGGTGGAGGTGTCTGTCTCGGAATTGGTGGTGATTGCGAAGCCAGGTTCGAGCAGAACCCGGGCCTCTTTACCGCCATGGATGATGCACCGATCAGCAGCGGCATCGCTTCGATTGATCCCGATGAAAGTGCCTTTGCCAATTGGACGCATGTCTATCTCCCATATTGCAATCAGGACGTCTTTGCCGGGGGCGGCGTGGTCGAGAGGCTGGGTGATTTTTCTCTACCGCGTTACGGGGGCATTAATCTGCGAGAATCTCTTGCAGGCGTGCGAAACGTGCTCTGGGGGATGATGGATGGTCAGGGAGGCGCCGGTTATCGATCGGACGAAGTTCTTGTTCTATTTGGCGGCTTCTCGGCGGGTAGCTACGGGACCGTCTACAACTACTGGTATTTGCCCGACGAACTTCTCTGGGAGCGCACCACCGGATTCGCTGATGCTGGACTGGCGCTGGATAATGGAGAACCGATTCTCGGAGTCAAGGGTTTCGGGATTGTCAAAATTCCTGCCTGGGGGACGCTTCCCTACCTGCCGTCATATTGCTTCGAGGGCGCATGCGCTTTGGGCGAGGTGATTGCCGAGGCTTTGGCGCCGCGCTTGAAAAAGGCCCCGCAGCAGCAGCTTCTGATGGTGAGCAACGAGCGGGATTTGACCCAACAGAACGACGCGTTTTTTGAGAGCGAACCGTTCTGGGTGAATACAATGCGTCGGACGGTCTGCGATACCTACGAGTTGAACGGAATCCATTGGTATCTCACCGGCGTGTCCACCGAGAGCATCCACGTGGTCACCATCCGTCCGGAGCTCTGGAATGCACCGGTGGACGGCGTACTCATGCGTGACTGGTTTGAGCGGGCCATTTTCGATCCGGACAATTTGCAGACTCGGGTGATCGAGGGGGACTTCGTTGAGGCTGTGCCTGGAGTCGCACCCTATCCGTGTGATGTGGCGGGCTGA